One region of Camelina sativa cultivar DH55 chromosome 6, Cs, whole genome shotgun sequence genomic DNA includes:
- the LOC104789986 gene encoding defensin-like protein 8: MKLSNRVFSALLLISFIILATTTEMGLADKICKTRSDRFSSVCFSSNSCAIICQQFEKFEGGQCEFDGVFRRCLCTKAC; this comes from the exons ATGAAGCTCTCTAACCGTGTTTTTTCAGCCCTTCTCCTTATCTCTTTTATCATTCTTGCTACCACTACAG agatgggTTTGGCGGATAAAATATGCAAGACACGGAGCGACCGTTTCTCAAGTGTGTGCTTTAGCAGTAACAGTTGTGCCATCATATGCCAACAATTCGAGAAATTTGAAGGCGGTCAATGCGAATTCGATGGAGTCTTCCGTCGTTGTTTATGCACCAAAGCCTGTTAA